The DNA sequence AACTGGTGGTATTCTCCTTAGAAGATTTTCTTTCTCGACTCTTTTTAGTTTATTAATTAATAGACTGTATATCTCTTGGCTCAAGACACTATCCGTCCTTCGGAGTTTAAACCACTTCCAGCAATAAATTGTATATCTCTTGGCTCAAGACCCATCTCCCTGATTGTTTTGTTATCATCTGACAAACTTCTGCCCTTAGTGGTTAAGTAATTGCCTGTTAATATGCCACTAGCCCCTGCTTTATATATATATTTATGCATATCTTTTAGGTTTTCCATCCTTCCACCGCATATGAGAATATCTTTTTTAGGTAAAATAAATCTAAAAACTGCAATTATCCTTAAGCATCTATCGGGGGTTAAGAGATTATAATCTTCTAAAGGGGTATTTTCTATTGGCATTAAAAAATTAAGGGGGATACTATCTACATCAAGTTCTTTTAATAAAATAGCTAATTCTATAATATCTTCATCTTTTTCACCAATACCAAATATCCCGCCTGAACAAACAGCAAGACCTGCTTGTTTTGCTTTTTTAATGGTATTAATCTTTGATCTATAATCGATTTTTGAAGATATTTCAGGATAAAACCTCATAGATGTTTCAAGATTGTGATGGTATCTTGTAATCCCACTTTCTTTTAATAAAAGCATATCTTCTAAATCCATATCCCCTGGAGAAATACAC is a window from the Deferribacterota bacterium genome containing:
- the bioB gene encoding biotin synthase BioB yields the protein MNIFLEAAENIIENNITLEKEFLLEFFTHKPLDDILIASDTLRHHYLKNKIHMCSVLNIKSGLCNMDCKFCAQSSISHASIEKYPLLPNNEIETFIEANKTNSVGRLGLVSSGKKLSKNEINRLAELIKSIKTTKGLCISPGDMDLEDMLLLKESGITRYHHNLETSMRFYPEISSKIDYRSKINTIKKAKQAGLAVCSGGIFGIGEKDEDIIELAILLKELDVDSIPLNFLMPIENTPLEDYNLLTPDRCLRIIAVFRFILPKKDILICGGRMENLKDMHKYIYKAGASGILTGNYLTTKGRSLSDDNKTIREMGLEPRDIQFIAGSGLNSEGRIVS